Genomic DNA from uncultured Methanospirillum sp.:
TGGGATGTGCATCGCTTGTTGCCCGTTCCATATCATCAAGTCAGACCCACCCGCATACCATATCACGGTAGGAGGAAAACGTGGGCGCCATCCCAAGGTCGGCAAGCATTTTGTCACGGTAAAGAGCCCGGAGACCGTGGACCTCTGTATCGAGAAGATCGCCTACTGGATTTACCGCAAGGCCTGGGGTGATCTGCTCCTTCCGGATCAACTCGATGACCTCGGGTTTGACAAGTTCAGAGAAGATGTGGTCTCATCTCTGCCTGAAGAAGAGATTGTTACCGGGTATTAATTACCTTGTAACCCCTGCTTTTCTGTGTTAGGAGTTCTTTTCTTCTGATGGAAATTCGTTTTCTCCCTCTTCAGAGAGATCCACTTTTCCTACAGTTGCAAGGTAGAGAACGAACCGTTCGGTCCCATCGAGATTGAGCATATCATTGAGGGTCTGATCCCTGAATGCCCCGATGGCACAACAGCCGCATCCGACCGGCTGGACTGAGAGGTACAGGTTCTGACAGATGTGTCCGGCATCAAGGAAGAGATTACGGTATCCCCGCTCCCCGTACTTCCATGTCATGCGATACACATCTGCTGCCCAGATGAAAACCACCACAGCCTGATTCACACATGGCTGATCAAAGCAGGCAATGTTGATATCCTGCTTAAGATCGGGATATGCAGGTAGCATCTCAAGGGCATGCTCCAACGCAATATATCGATACAGCCCTGGCTTTAATCCCTCAACGCGGTTTATCGCAAGGTAGGTGTCGATGGCATGGCAACATCCTGCGGAAGGCACGGTCCTGAAAGCACCACCAGGAAGCGCCCATTTCACCCCGGCACTGCACCAGAGCATGTACGACAGTTCGGGAAGCGTCAGCGGTTCATCGGTATACTCACGCCGACTCTCCCGGAGTTCTATCGCTTCAGAAAGATCCAGTTCCTGAACAGTCTCACGATCAGGGTCGGGGAGGAAGATGAGATCGCCGGCCGGTTCTTCTTCAATCTCAGGCTGCTCCACCCCGTTCATCTCATCGGTTATAACCTGCTCATTC
This window encodes:
- a CDS encoding SagB/ThcOx family dehydrogenase → MKGIEFIEATRYGNEQVITDEMNGVEQPEIEEEPAGDLIFLPDPDRETVQELDLSEAIELRESRREYTDEPLTLPELSYMLWCSAGVKWALPGGAFRTVPSAGCCHAIDTYLAINRVEGLKPGLYRYIALEHALEMLPAYPDLKQDINIACFDQPCVNQAVVVFIWAADVYRMTWKYGERGYRNLFLDAGHICQNLYLSVQPVGCGCCAIGAFRDQTLNDMLNLDGTERFVLYLATVGKVDLSEEGENEFPSEEKNS